From a region of the Cyprinus carpio isolate SPL01 chromosome A18, ASM1834038v1, whole genome shotgun sequence genome:
- the LOC109079267 gene encoding GTPase IMAP family member 9-like isoform X2: MAEGSTSATEMSESSSRADDPVIRILLIGRKGSGKSSSGNTILGEKRFKVGLNYEAEIHEEVTQIGGKQVAVIDCPDLLDPDLNEEQQGMMKEQLVSGCSAGLSSVLLTVPLEEPLQNEQEILDCVKCLFGPEIQKYIMILFTYQCESDQTIAEPLTQHDQADLQRLMTECGRKFHCFNNRIKSDDQIQGLLQKIEGKMLENGGNFIMKQLKRSNSKANLVNFSGESPAADPDL, translated from the exons ATGGCAGAGGGATCTACATCAGCTACAG agaTGTCAGAGAGCAGCTCCAGAGCAGATGATCCAGTGATCCGGATTCTTCTGATCGGCAGAAAGGGTTCTGGGAAAAGCTCATCTGGAAACACAATACTGGGAGAAAAGAGGTTTAAAGTAGGTTTAAATTATGAAGCTGAAATTCATGAGGAAGTAACTCAGATCGGCGGGAAGCAGGTCGCTGTGATTGATTGTCCAGATCTACTGGATCCAGATCTGAATGAAGAGCAGCAGGGGATGATGAAGGAGCAGCTGGTCTCTGGATGTTCAGCAGGTCTCAGTTCAGTTCTGCTCACCGTTCCTCTGGAGGAACCTCTGCAAAATGAGCAGGAGATCCTGGATTGTGTTAAGTGTTTATTTGGTCCTGAAATTCAGAAATACATCATGATTCTGTTCACATATCAGTGTGAATCGGATCAGACCATTGCTGAACCTCTGACACAACACGATCAAGCAGACCTCCAGCGACTGATGACTGAATGTGGGAGAAAGTTTCACTGTTTCAATAACAGAATTAAATCAGACGATCAGATACAAGGACTACTGCAGAAGATTGAAGGGAAGATGCTGGAGAACGGAGGGAACTTTATCATGAAACAATTAAAGAGGAGTAACAGCAAGGCCAATCTTGTCAATT TTTCAGGAGAGTCTCCAGCAGCAGATCCAGATTTGTGA
- the LOC109079267 gene encoding GTPase IMAP family member 9-like isoform X1: MAEGSTSGTEMSESSSRADDPVIRILLIGRKGSGKSSSGNTILGEKRFKVGLNYEAEIHEEVTQIGGKQVAVIDCPDLLDPDLNEEQQGMMKEQLVSGCSAGLSSVLLTVPLEEPLQNEQEILDCVKCLFGPEIQKYIMILFTYQCESDQTIAEPLTQHDQADLQRLMTECGRKFHCFNNRIKSDDQIQGLLQKIEGKMLENGGNFIMKQLKRSNSKANLVNFSGESPAADPDL; encoded by the exons ATGGCAGAGGGATCTACATCAGGTACAG agaTGTCAGAGAGCAGCTCCAGAGCAGATGATCCAGTGATCCGGATTCTTCTGATCGGCAGAAAGGGTTCTGGGAAAAGCTCATCTGGAAACACAATACTGGGAGAAAAGAGGTTTAAAGTAGGTTTAAATTATGAAGCTGAAATTCATGAGGAAGTAACTCAGATCGGCGGGAAGCAGGTCGCTGTGATTGATTGTCCAGATCTACTGGATCCAGATCTGAATGAAGAGCAGCAGGGGATGATGAAGGAGCAGCTGGTCTCTGGATGTTCAGCAGGTCTCAGTTCAGTTCTGCTCACCGTTCCTCTGGAGGAACCTCTGCAAAATGAGCAGGAGATCCTGGATTGTGTTAAGTGTTTATTTGGTCCTGAAATTCAGAAATACATCATGATTCTGTTCACATATCAGTGTGAATCGGATCAGACCATTGCTGAACCTCTGACACAACACGATCAAGCAGACCTCCAGCGACTGATGACTGAATGTGGGAGAAAGTTTCACTGTTTCAATAACAGAATTAAATCAGACGATCAGATACAAGGACTACTGCAGAAGATTGAAGGGAAGATGCTGGAGAACGGAGGGAACTTTATCATGAAACAATTAAAGAGGAGTAACAGCAAGGCCAATCTTGTCAATT TTTCAGGAGAGTCTCCAGCAGCAGATCCAGATTTGTGA